In Gemmatimonas sp., one genomic interval encodes:
- a CDS encoding sulfurtransferase, which translates to MSPISALPGLPDPAIVSKGYAHPSRLVSTDWLAANRSNPSLRLLECNEDVLLYDVEHIPGAQKLDWHVDLNDQIERDYLQRDGFEALLRRLGVDDGTTVVFYGDKNNWWATYAFWVFELFGFDNTVVLDGGRAKWLAEGRETTEARPSVASSAYVARERDDTRIRAYFADTKAHMQAGLPMVDVRSPQEYTGEKLHMPDYPQEGTLRGGHIPGARSMPWAKAAESDGSFKRAEALRGLYEEELGLRSTDSVVTYCRIGERSSHTWFVLTYLLGYTNVRNYDGSWTEWGNAVRAPIRKGEQP; encoded by the coding sequence ATGTCTCCCATCTCCGCACTGCCCGGTCTCCCCGACCCGGCCATCGTTTCCAAGGGCTACGCTCATCCGTCGCGGCTCGTCAGCACCGACTGGCTGGCGGCCAACCGGTCCAACCCGTCGCTGCGCCTGCTGGAGTGCAACGAGGACGTGCTGCTCTACGACGTGGAGCACATACCCGGGGCGCAGAAGCTCGACTGGCATGTGGACCTCAACGACCAGATTGAGCGCGACTACCTGCAGCGCGACGGCTTCGAGGCGCTGCTGCGCCGGTTGGGCGTGGACGACGGTACCACCGTGGTGTTCTACGGTGACAAGAACAACTGGTGGGCCACCTACGCCTTCTGGGTCTTCGAGCTGTTCGGCTTCGACAACACCGTCGTGCTCGACGGTGGCCGCGCGAAGTGGCTGGCCGAGGGGCGCGAAACCACCGAGGCGCGCCCGAGTGTCGCGTCGTCGGCCTACGTGGCGCGCGAGCGCGATGACACGCGCATTCGCGCGTACTTCGCCGACACGAAAGCGCACATGCAGGCGGGATTGCCCATGGTGGATGTGCGGTCGCCGCAGGAGTACACGGGGGAGAAGCTGCACATGCCCGATTACCCGCAGGAGGGCACGTTGCGGGGCGGGCACATTCCCGGCGCCCGCAGCATGCCGTGGGCCAAGGCGGCCGAGTCCGACGGCTCCTTCAAGCGTGCTGAGGCGTTGCGGGGGCTGTATGAAGAAGAGTTGGGGCTGCGCTCGACCGATTCGGTGGTAACGTATTGCCGTATCGGTGAGCGTTCGAGCCACACGTGGTTCGTGCTCACGTACCTGCTGGGGTACACGAACGTGCGCAACTACGACGGGTCGTGGACCGAGTGGGGGAACGCGGTGCGGGCGCCTATTCGCAAGGGAGAACAGCCATGA
- a CDS encoding zinc metalloprotease HtpX: MNNIKVFVLMAGLTGLVMLIGQMLGGGTGAIMGLVMAAGMNLFMYWGSSKMVLRSYNAQIVDAQQAPELYAMVDRLRQRAGLPMPIVAIAPHDQPNAFATGRNPENSVVCVTEGLMRMMNREELEGVIAHELAHIKNRDMLLQTIAATMAGAIGNIAQFAMFFGGGRDDEESANPVVAIAIMIIGPMIAMVIQFAISRQREFKADAVGAEICGRPLALASALGRLEMGARRIPMQVSPNAAPLAIVNPLAAFSVRGVSKWFSTHPPTEERIAALQQIAGAH; this comes from the coding sequence ATGAACAACATCAAGGTTTTCGTTCTCATGGCCGGCCTGACCGGCCTTGTCATGCTGATCGGCCAGATGCTGGGCGGCGGAACCGGCGCCATCATGGGGCTGGTCATGGCCGCGGGCATGAACCTGTTCATGTACTGGGGCTCGTCCAAGATGGTCCTGCGCTCGTACAACGCGCAGATCGTGGACGCGCAGCAGGCGCCGGAGCTGTATGCCATGGTCGACCGGCTGCGTCAGCGTGCGGGGCTGCCCATGCCCATCGTGGCCATCGCGCCGCACGACCAGCCCAACGCCTTCGCCACCGGGCGCAACCCGGAGAACTCGGTCGTGTGCGTGACCGAGGGGCTCATGCGCATGATGAACCGCGAGGAGCTCGAGGGGGTCATTGCGCACGAGCTGGCGCACATCAAGAACCGCGACATGCTGCTGCAGACGATCGCGGCCACCATGGCCGGTGCCATCGGCAACATCGCGCAGTTCGCCATGTTCTTCGGCGGCGGGCGTGACGATGAGGAGAGTGCCAATCCGGTCGTGGCAATCGCCATCATGATCATCGGTCCGATGATCGCCATGGTCATCCAGTTCGCCATCAGCCGACAGCGCGAGTTCAAGGCCGACGCGGTGGGCGCGGAGATCTGCGGCCGGCCGCTGGCGCTGGCGAGTGCGCTGGGTCGCCTGGAAATGGGTGCCCGTCGTATCCCGATGCAGGTGAGCCCGAATGCCGCGCCGCTGGCGATCGTGAACCCGCTGGCCGCGTTCAGCGTGCGCGGGGTGAGCAAGTGGTTCAGCACGCATCCGCCCACGGAGGAACGGATCGCGGCGCTGCAGCAGATTGCCGGGGCGCACTGA
- a CDS encoding M14 metallopeptidase family protein has protein sequence MSPWSAALLMAAVLPLTAHAQQRTTPEQFFGHRIGADYELPNYTKLHQWFMTVAKESDRVTLDTIGLTEEGRPQIMAIVTSPENHRKLARYKEISTKLAKADGVDSAAAAAMAREGKVIFWIDGGLHATEVLGAQQLMETLWQLSSRTDDETLRILNDVVILMTHANPDGMELVTNWYMKESDKLKRTTATIPRLYEKYAGHDNNRDSYMNALAETRNMSTQLFIEWHPQIMYNHHQTGPTGTVMAAPPYRDPANFWFHPAMITGLDLVGAALNHRFVLEHKPGLTFRAGSNYSTWWNGGLRTTGYYHNQIGILTETIGNPTPMRIALVPERQVRSAGLPMPIEPQEWKFRQSIDYSVSANYAFLDMASRYRETFLFNRWVMGTDQIKAGQKDTWTISPKRVAAMAAKIQADRGTVAAENRAGGPRGGGVASNVMNAVANDRYMAELKKPENRDPRAYVLSAAQKDFPTATKFVRALQFSGIDVHKATAPFSANGKSFPAGSWVIKTDQAFRSHVLDMFEPQDHPNDFRYPGGPPIPPYDNAGWTLAFQMGVDFERVLDGGLTGQFEKVNGITAMPAGTVAKGKAGYFIHAGVNDGNTVANRLARVKVKAQRLPTEFKDGSATWPAGSWFIPAGGAADKVVAQAARDLGVNFAAANAKPSGAQAVQPLRIGLIDRYGGNMPSGWTRLILEKFEFGYTTVYPQEVDAGNLKAKYDVLVFTDGMFSEAGAGRGFGGSPDTTLIPAEYRKELGRISGDKSVPALKAFVEAGGRIVAIGSSIGLGKAMGLPIENHLADANGRQYPGEKYYIPGSVLEVKLDTSATISAGMAPRPAVMFDNSPVMKLGADAAAKGVKVLATFDNTAPLLSGWAWGQELLKDGVAMAEATMGKGSIWLYGPEILFRSQAHGTYKLFLNALDGGFKRPAKAMQ, from the coding sequence GTGAGCCCCTGGTCCGCCGCGCTGCTCATGGCCGCGGTGCTGCCGCTCACCGCCCACGCGCAGCAGCGCACGACACCGGAGCAGTTCTTCGGGCACCGCATCGGTGCCGACTACGAGCTGCCCAACTACACGAAGCTGCACCAGTGGTTCATGACCGTCGCGAAGGAAAGCGACCGCGTCACGCTCGACACGATCGGCCTCACGGAAGAGGGCCGTCCGCAGATCATGGCCATCGTGACGAGCCCCGAGAATCACCGGAAGCTCGCCCGCTACAAGGAGATCTCCACGAAGCTCGCCAAGGCCGACGGCGTGGACTCCGCGGCCGCCGCGGCGATGGCCAGGGAAGGCAAGGTGATCTTCTGGATCGACGGTGGCCTGCACGCCACCGAGGTGCTGGGCGCGCAGCAGCTCATGGAAACGCTCTGGCAGCTCTCCAGCCGTACCGACGACGAAACCCTGCGCATCCTGAACGACGTGGTCATCCTCATGACGCACGCCAATCCCGATGGCATGGAGCTCGTCACCAACTGGTACATGAAGGAGAGCGACAAGCTCAAGCGCACCACGGCCACCATTCCGCGCCTGTACGAGAAGTACGCGGGTCACGACAACAACCGTGACTCCTACATGAATGCGCTGGCCGAAACGCGCAATATGTCCACGCAGCTGTTCATCGAGTGGCACCCGCAGATCATGTACAACCACCACCAGACGGGCCCCACGGGCACCGTCATGGCGGCACCGCCATACCGGGACCCGGCCAACTTCTGGTTCCACCCGGCGATGATCACCGGGCTCGATCTCGTGGGTGCGGCGCTCAACCACCGTTTCGTGCTCGAGCACAAGCCGGGACTCACCTTCCGTGCCGGCTCAAACTACAGCACGTGGTGGAATGGCGGCCTGCGCACCACGGGCTACTACCACAACCAGATCGGCATCCTCACCGAAACCATCGGTAATCCCACCCCCATGCGCATCGCGCTGGTGCCGGAGCGTCAGGTGCGTTCGGCCGGGCTCCCCATGCCCATTGAGCCGCAGGAGTGGAAGTTCCGCCAGTCCATCGACTACTCGGTGTCGGCCAACTACGCCTTCCTCGACATGGCGTCGCGCTACCGCGAAACGTTCCTCTTCAACCGCTGGGTCATGGGCACGGACCAGATCAAGGCGGGGCAGAAGGACACCTGGACGATCTCGCCCAAGCGCGTGGCCGCCATGGCCGCCAAGATCCAGGCGGACCGCGGTACGGTGGCGGCGGAGAATCGCGCCGGCGGCCCGCGCGGCGGCGGTGTGGCGTCGAACGTCATGAACGCGGTCGCCAACGATCGCTACATGGCGGAGCTCAAGAAGCCGGAGAATCGTGATCCGCGCGCGTACGTGTTGAGCGCGGCGCAGAAGGACTTCCCGACCGCCACCAAATTCGTGCGCGCTCTGCAGTTCTCGGGCATCGATGTGCACAAGGCTACGGCGCCCTTCAGCGCCAACGGCAAGTCGTTCCCCGCCGGCTCCTGGGTCATCAAGACCGATCAGGCGTTCCGCTCGCACGTGCTCGACATGTTCGAGCCGCAGGATCATCCGAACGACTTCCGCTATCCGGGCGGCCCGCCGATTCCGCCGTACGACAACGCCGGCTGGACACTCGCCTTCCAGATGGGCGTCGACTTCGAGCGCGTGCTCGATGGTGGTCTCACGGGGCAGTTCGAGAAGGTGAACGGCATCACCGCCATGCCTGCAGGCACGGTGGCGAAGGGGAAGGCCGGCTACTTCATTCACGCCGGCGTGAACGATGGCAACACGGTGGCCAACCGCCTCGCGCGCGTGAAGGTCAAGGCACAGCGGCTGCCCACGGAGTTCAAGGACGGCAGCGCCACCTGGCCGGCCGGCTCGTGGTTCATCCCCGCCGGTGGTGCAGCCGACAAGGTCGTGGCGCAGGCGGCCAGGGACCTCGGTGTGAACTTCGCCGCGGCCAACGCGAAGCCCAGCGGCGCGCAGGCGGTGCAGCCGCTGCGCATCGGCCTCATCGATCGCTACGGCGGCAACATGCCCAGCGGCTGGACGCGTCTCATTCTCGAGAAGTTCGAGTTCGGCTACACCACGGTGTATCCGCAGGAGGTCGACGCGGGGAACCTCAAGGCCAAGTACGATGTGCTGGTGTTCACCGATGGCATGTTCAGCGAAGCCGGCGCCGGCCGCGGCTTCGGGGGCTCGCCCGACACGACGCTCATCCCGGCGGAGTATCGCAAGGAGCTGGGGCGCATTTCCGGCGATAAGTCGGTGCCGGCGCTCAAGGCGTTCGTGGAAGCGGGCGGCCGCATCGTGGCCATTGGCTCGTCGATCGGCCTCGGCAAGGCGATGGGGCTCCCCATCGAGAATCACCTCGCCGACGCCAATGGCCGTCAGTATCCGGGGGAGAAGTACTACATCCCCGGCTCGGTGCTCGAGGTGAAGCTCGACACCAGCGCCACGATTTCCGCCGGCATGGCGCCCCGGCCGGCGGTGATGTTCGACAACAGCCCGGTGATGAAGCTGGGCGCCGATGCGGCGGCCAAGGGCGTGAAGGTGCTCGCGACCTTCGACAACACCGCGCCGCTGCTCTCCGGCTGGGCGTGGGGGCAGGAGCTGCTCAAGGACGGCGTGGCGATGGCGGAAGCCACCATGGGCAAGGGGTCGATCTGGCTGTATGGCCCCGAGATCCTGTTCCGTTCGCAGGCGCACGGCACGTACAAGCTGTTCCTCAACGCCCTCGACGGCGGCTTCAAGCGGCCAGCGAAAGCAATGCAGTAA
- a CDS encoding four helix bundle protein, translating into MLLPLWGMQDFRRLLVWRQAHDLAVATIRITARVPRGNAELVSQVRRATASIGANIAEGAQRTTSAQFAHFLGIALASLAEAHNHLLLLRDAQLMNSAHAQDLLAKIDRLRPMLLNLQARVRAAATVTAASPRPHTHPSPSTHDPQP; encoded by the coding sequence TTGCTGCTGCCATTGTGGGGAATGCAGGATTTCCGAAGGCTCCTCGTATGGCGGCAGGCGCACGATCTGGCGGTGGCCACGATCCGCATTACGGCGCGCGTTCCCAGAGGCAACGCGGAGTTGGTATCGCAAGTGCGCCGGGCTACCGCGTCGATTGGTGCGAACATCGCCGAAGGCGCGCAGCGCACGACCAGTGCGCAGTTCGCACATTTCCTCGGCATTGCCCTCGCGTCATTGGCCGAGGCCCACAATCACCTGCTGCTGCTGCGTGACGCGCAATTGATGAATTCCGCGCACGCGCAGGATCTGCTTGCGAAGATCGATCGGCTGCGCCCCATGCTGCTCAACCTTCAAGCAAGGGTCCGCGCAGCAGCCACCGTCACCGCAGCATCCCCCCGCCCCCATACACACCCATCACCCTCCACCCACGACCCCCAACCCTGA
- a CDS encoding HNH endonuclease signature motif containing protein, which produces MNRSALFARDGGRCVYCGLVFEPDALSVDHVQPRMRGGDGSPGNLVTACRGCNARKGGRPLAQFLAEEPEARRNFFALARYVWPRHLKAVAEELARRGVGEASTELVEGVRGLRSSEAIAKFLQMQDGGTDNSELEGE; this is translated from the coding sequence ATGAATCGCTCAGCACTGTTTGCCCGCGACGGGGGCCGCTGCGTGTACTGCGGCCTCGTCTTCGAGCCGGACGCCCTGAGCGTGGACCACGTCCAGCCGCGGATGCGGGGGGGCGATGGATCCCCGGGCAACCTAGTAACGGCCTGCAGGGGCTGCAACGCTCGCAAGGGGGGGCGCCCGCTGGCGCAGTTCCTGGCCGAGGAGCCGGAGGCCCGCCGGAACTTCTTCGCCCTGGCGCGGTATGTATGGCCACGACATCTGAAAGCGGTGGCCGAGGAGCTTGCGCGCCGGGGCGTGGGAGAGGCCTCAACGGAGCTCGTGGAGGGGGTCCGGGGGCTGCGCAGCTCCGAGGCCATCGCTAAATTTCTGCAGATGCAGGACGGCGGGACCGACAATTCAGAGTTGGAAGGGGAGTAG
- a CDS encoding TVP38/TMEM64 family protein: MPLTLRDVGSRATKLAGMMVPIGLGLGASKLASPYMPAFTEWVNSLGAWAPAAFVAGYVLATVCMMPAFLLTIAGGAVFGLARGSMLVFVGSTIGAAIAFTLGRTVLRGWVSAQIAKHQTLQIVDRVIGQEGLKLMFLLRLSGIAPFVLTNYAMGVTSVSLPHFMLAMLGMIPTIATYTAVGQAGAQTPGAGAIPSWMLWMGVSAAIVLAVLVTRIVQKALREAQMRENMAAMAQDERVAD; this comes from the coding sequence ATGCCACTCACGCTCCGCGACGTCGGCTCCCGGGCCACGAAACTGGCCGGCATGATGGTGCCGATCGGCCTCGGCCTTGGCGCCAGCAAACTGGCGTCGCCGTACATGCCGGCGTTCACGGAGTGGGTGAATTCGCTGGGTGCGTGGGCGCCGGCGGCGTTCGTGGCGGGCTATGTGCTGGCCACGGTGTGCATGATGCCGGCGTTTCTGCTCACCATTGCCGGCGGCGCGGTCTTCGGGCTGGCGCGCGGCTCGATGCTGGTGTTCGTGGGGTCCACGATCGGCGCCGCGATTGCCTTCACGCTGGGGCGCACGGTGCTGCGCGGTTGGGTGTCGGCGCAGATTGCGAAGCATCAGACGCTGCAGATCGTCGATCGCGTGATCGGTCAGGAAGGGCTCAAGCTCATGTTCCTGTTGCGCCTATCAGGGATCGCGCCGTTCGTGCTCACCAATTACGCCATGGGCGTTACGTCGGTGTCGCTGCCCCACTTCATGCTGGCCATGCTGGGGATGATTCCCACGATCGCCACGTATACCGCCGTGGGGCAGGCCGGCGCGCAGACGCCGGGGGCGGGCGCGATTCCGTCGTGGATGCTCTGGATGGGCGTGAGCGCGGCGATCGTGCTAGCGGTGCTGGTGACCCGCATTGTGCAGAAGGCGCTGCGGGAGGCGCAGATGCGGGAGAATATGGCGGCGATGGCGCAAGACGAGCGCGTTGCCGACTGA
- a CDS encoding (2Fe-2S) ferredoxin domain-containing protein, with protein sequence MEPYSRHVLVCTGGYCTENRAGRAVYSRLASLLQQHGLLFGPQRIKRSEAPCLGVCSGGTIVAVYPEGVWYHGVTPELMERIVVEHLKGGQVVEEHVFHRLASPAGASRGTGNEAGAQGTRVLTKLTEVETR encoded by the coding sequence ATGGAGCCCTATTCCCGCCACGTGCTGGTATGCACTGGCGGCTACTGCACGGAGAACCGTGCGGGACGCGCCGTATACTCCCGGTTGGCGTCGCTGCTGCAGCAGCATGGCCTGCTCTTCGGCCCCCAGCGCATCAAGCGCAGCGAGGCCCCCTGTTTGGGTGTCTGCAGCGGCGGGACGATCGTGGCGGTCTACCCGGAGGGCGTCTGGTACCACGGTGTCACCCCCGAGCTCATGGAACGCATCGTCGTGGAGCACCTCAAGGGCGGGCAGGTGGTTGAGGAGCACGTGTTCCATCGCCTGGCGTCGCCGGCCGGTGCGTCCCGGGGAACAGGCAACGAAGCCGGAGCCCAGGGGACGCGCGTCCTCACGAAGCTCACCGAGGTGGAAACGCGTTGA
- a CDS encoding Type 1 glutamine amidotransferase-like domain-containing protein: MLVVGGGQQGPEIFATFIELAGGPDALIVEVPTAGSDSIDITTVGRGLRAAGAKNVVAYHTTDRTVADADSFVAKIANARGVWFGGGRHYRLVNSYSGTKSQRAFEAVLARGGVVGGSSAGASILASYLVRGAPSNDNRIMNHPQYLTGFGYLRNTAIDQHVVARERLPDLHDSLIVRRRDLLAISEDEGTAWVVRGDTAELIGRGKGFVYNARELTDPGRPFLTLLPGDRFDLGARRVLSRAASATRLDGTFLDALFGSYGNGVRGGLAVLVARDGKVLLNRAYGVALPPRFTPETAVPVFRLGRMGGVLSASLTPDSTGRITPAVIRRVLSTGGMQRTRYDSVSGDWTANVDDLYRFELGRFPVRPGARDSYTPPAPFSIDTVNGRVRHAVYGTEDGMRGAWVRYPAERLVIMVLSNDSTADARAMAAQLSERVLEPRR; this comes from the coding sequence GTGCTCGTCGTTGGCGGTGGACAACAGGGGCCCGAGATCTTCGCCACGTTCATCGAACTCGCCGGCGGCCCCGATGCGCTCATCGTGGAAGTCCCCACCGCTGGCAGCGACTCCATCGACATCACCACCGTGGGGCGCGGCCTGCGCGCGGCCGGGGCGAAGAACGTAGTGGCCTACCACACCACCGACCGCACCGTGGCCGACGCCGACAGCTTCGTGGCGAAGATCGCCAATGCGCGCGGCGTGTGGTTTGGGGGTGGGCGCCACTACCGCCTGGTGAATTCGTACAGCGGCACGAAGAGCCAGCGCGCCTTCGAAGCGGTGCTCGCGCGCGGTGGCGTCGTGGGCGGCTCCTCGGCAGGGGCCAGCATTCTCGCCAGCTACCTCGTGCGCGGGGCGCCGTCGAACGACAACCGCATCATGAATCACCCGCAGTATCTCACGGGCTTCGGCTATCTGCGCAACACCGCCATCGACCAGCACGTGGTGGCGCGCGAACGGCTCCCCGATTTGCATGATTCGCTCATTGTGCGTCGTCGTGACTTGCTGGCCATCTCCGAAGATGAAGGCACGGCGTGGGTGGTGCGCGGCGATACCGCCGAACTCATCGGGCGCGGCAAGGGCTTCGTGTACAACGCGCGCGAGCTCACCGATCCCGGACGCCCGTTCCTTACTCTGCTGCCGGGCGACCGCTTCGACCTCGGTGCGCGGCGTGTGCTCTCGCGTGCGGCGTCGGCCACACGACTCGACGGCACCTTTCTGGACGCACTCTTCGGCAGTTATGGCAACGGCGTTCGCGGCGGGCTGGCGGTGCTGGTGGCGCGCGACGGCAAGGTGCTGCTCAACCGCGCATATGGCGTTGCCCTGCCCCCGCGCTTCACGCCCGAAACGGCGGTCCCGGTCTTTCGCCTGGGGCGTATGGGCGGTGTGCTCAGCGCCTCGCTCACCCCCGACAGCACCGGCCGCATCACCCCCGCGGTGATCCGGCGCGTGCTGAGCACGGGCGGCATGCAGCGTACCCGGTACGACAGCGTGAGCGGCGACTGGACCGCGAACGTGGACGATCTCTATCGCTTCGAACTGGGACGCTTCCCGGTGCGGCCGGGGGCGCGCGACAGCTACACGCCGCCCGCGCCGTTCAGCATCGACACGGTGAACGGTCGGGTGCGTCATGCGGTCTATGGCACCGAGGATGGCATGCGTGGCGCGTGGGTGCGCTATCCCGCCGAGCGGCTGGTGATCATGGTGCTGAGCAACGACAGCACCGCCGACGCCCGCGCCATGGCCGCGCAGCTGAGCGAGCGCGTGCTCGAGCCGCGCCGGTGA
- a CDS encoding GNAT family protein, whose amino-acid sequence MSGGPGGGGDGESFAHWTPRPHPARVVLAGRYTTLEPLDPVRHGDALFAAAIAPGADDRFRYLWDTPPTDRATFDAWTQRAGQTDDPLFFAVIDHRTGRAEGRQSLMRIDAANGVAEIGHILWGPAISRTRVTTEAFALMAAYVFETLGYRRFEWKCDNRNAPSKRAALRFGFAAEGLFRKHMIIKGYSRDTAWFAMTDDDWSVRRAAFAEWLAPENFDETGAQRRGLAAMRAAAP is encoded by the coding sequence ATGTCGGGGGGCCCCGGGGGGGGCGGCGACGGCGAGTCATTCGCCCACTGGACGCCCCGCCCGCACCCCGCGCGCGTGGTGCTTGCGGGACGCTACACCACGCTCGAGCCACTCGACCCGGTGCGGCATGGCGATGCGCTCTTCGCCGCGGCCATCGCGCCTGGCGCCGACGACCGTTTCCGCTACCTCTGGGATACGCCGCCGACGGATCGGGCCACCTTCGATGCCTGGACCCAGCGCGCGGGGCAGACTGATGACCCGCTCTTCTTCGCGGTCATCGACCATCGCACGGGTCGAGCCGAAGGGCGGCAGTCGCTCATGCGCATCGACGCGGCCAATGGCGTGGCCGAGATCGGCCATATTCTCTGGGGGCCGGCCATTTCGCGCACACGCGTCACCACGGAAGCCTTCGCCCTCATGGCCGCCTACGTCTTCGAGACGCTGGGATACCGCCGTTTCGAGTGGAAGTGCGACAACCGCAACGCCCCGTCCAAGCGGGCGGCATTGCGCTTCGGCTTCGCCGCCGAAGGGCTCTTCCGCAAGCACATGATCATCAAGGGGTACAGCCGCGACACGGCATGGTTCGCCATGACCGACGACGACTGGTCCGTACGTCGCGCGGCCTTTGCCGAGTGGTTGGCGCCGGAGAACTTCGACGAAACGGGCGCGCAGCGCCGAGGGCTCGCGGCTATGCGCGCCGCGGCGCCGTAG
- a CDS encoding amidase family protein — translation MHRIRFAGAGQALLLGALTISGRVLGAQPRAATPPSVVEASIADLQAALRAKRVTSRQLVEQYLVRIATYDQRLRATITVNPRALADADARDRERAQGTVRGPLHGIPVALKDNILTRDLRTTGGALAFADLVPPYDATLTQNLRDAGAIIIAKAQLTELANWVASGMPGNYNAVNGQGLNPWDPRPDPRPGFDDGRAVMGTGGSSSGIGTNVSFWAGNVGTETSGSILSPAHANMLVGIKPTVGRISRHGVIPITADQDTPGPMTRTVADAAIMLGAMEGASPDPNDAATKTCTPPANRDYTKFLDAAALKGARIGIPRAFFYDSVVSGGSTRPRGGLTPAQRVVMTEVIAVLRAQGAVIVDPVTIPSIVAPKADDNLLDWNPCSGLDNARGQDANCSSVLKYGMKRDFNAFLATLGDKAPVASLTALRQWNIAHQRAGAIKYGQANLDVSDELDVRLDREKYEADRRKDLRLTATQGLDVVLQGEKLDALLFPGASSANIAARPGYPSITVPYALLPVTAPTSAPYPAGFDPKPAPFGVTFTAGACAEPRLVALAYAFEQATKKRQTPAGFP, via the coding sequence GTGCATCGAATCCGTTTCGCCGGTGCTGGACAGGCCCTGCTGCTGGGTGCGCTCACGATATCGGGTCGCGTGCTGGGCGCGCAGCCACGAGCCGCTACGCCGCCGTCGGTCGTCGAAGCGAGCATTGCCGACCTGCAGGCCGCGCTGCGCGCGAAGCGCGTCACGTCGCGCCAGCTCGTGGAGCAGTATCTCGTGCGTATCGCCACCTACGACCAGCGCCTGCGCGCCACCATCACGGTGAATCCGCGCGCGCTCGCCGACGCCGACGCGCGCGATCGGGAACGCGCGCAGGGCACAGTGCGTGGCCCCCTGCACGGCATCCCCGTGGCACTCAAGGACAACATCCTCACCCGCGATTTGCGCACTACGGGTGGGGCCCTCGCCTTCGCCGACCTCGTACCGCCCTACGACGCGACCCTCACGCAGAATCTGCGTGACGCCGGGGCCATCATCATCGCCAAGGCGCAACTCACCGAACTGGCCAACTGGGTGGCCAGCGGCATGCCAGGCAACTACAACGCGGTGAACGGTCAGGGGCTCAACCCGTGGGATCCGCGCCCCGATCCGCGCCCGGGGTTCGACGACGGCCGTGCCGTGATGGGCACCGGCGGCTCCTCGAGCGGCATCGGCACCAACGTGAGCTTCTGGGCAGGCAACGTGGGCACGGAAACCTCGGGCTCCATCCTCTCTCCCGCGCACGCCAACATGCTCGTGGGGATCAAGCCCACCGTGGGGCGCATCAGCCGGCACGGCGTCATTCCCATCACCGCCGATCAGGACACCCCCGGCCCCATGACGCGTACGGTGGCCGATGCCGCCATCATGCTGGGCGCCATGGAGGGCGCGTCGCCCGATCCCAACGACGCCGCCACGAAGACGTGCACGCCGCCCGCAAACCGCGACTACACGAAGTTCCTGGACGCCGCCGCGCTCAAGGGCGCGCGCATCGGTATTCCACGCGCCTTCTTTTACGACAGCGTGGTGTCGGGAGGCAGCACCCGTCCGCGCGGCGGCCTCACGCCGGCGCAGCGGGTGGTGATGACCGAGGTCATCGCGGTGCTGCGTGCGCAGGGCGCCGTCATTGTCGATCCGGTCACCATTCCCAGCATCGTGGCCCCCAAGGCCGACGACAACCTGCTCGACTGGAATCCGTGCAGTGGTCTCGACAACGCGCGCGGGCAGGATGCGAACTGCTCGAGTGTGCTCAAGTACGGCATGAAGCGCGACTTCAATGCCTTCCTCGCCACGCTCGGCGACAAGGCCCCGGTGGCGTCGCTCACGGCGCTGCGGCAGTGGAACATCGCGCATCAGCGCGCCGGCGCCATCAAGTACGGGCAGGCCAATCTCGACGTGTCGGATGAGCTCGATGTGCGCCTCGACCGCGAGAAGTACGAGGCCGATCGTCGCAAGGATCTGCGGCTCACCGCCACGCAGGGGCTGGATGTAGTGTTGCAGGGCGAAAAGCTCGATGCGCTGCTCTTCCCCGGCGCCAGCAGCGCCAACATCGCGGCGCGTCCCGGCTATCCCAGCATCACGGTGCCGTATGCGCTGCTGCCGGTAACGGCGCCAACATCGGCCCCCTACCCTGCCGGGTTCGACCCCAAGCCCGCGCCGTTCGGGGTGACCTTCACGGCGGGGGCGTGTGCCGAACCGCGGCTTGTGGCGCTGGCCTACGCCTTCGAGCAGGCCACGAAGAAGCGGCAGACCCCAGCGGGGTTTCCGTGA